Sequence from the Oligoflexia bacterium genome:
CCAGCGCCGGTAAAGCTCCCCCATTGTGATTGATAAAATCTTTAGCTTGCTGAAGCATGATTATCCTCCTCGTTTTTAATGTAAGCCCTAACAAGACACCCAGGAAGATTTGGGCATGTCTTCCCTTGAATTTTTGCTGTATCAAATTCGTAATGACAAAAGACGCTTTCAAATTTCAGATTATTTTTTAAAAGAATGGCTCTTGTGAGAACTCTCAAAGATTCAAGAGCAAGAAGCGTAAACTCTATTTTTCCAACAAGACAAATTCCTATAGAATCAATGTTATGATGCTCACAGTGAGCGCCTTCTTCATTCTCAGGACGCCCTGTTTGAATCGTGCCATCGGAGAGAATCACATAATGGTAGCCAATATCATGAAAGCCACGACCGTCTGGAGGCGGGCTCATGTGGTATTTTCTTATCGAATCAACATCTCCTGTTAAAGTGTCAGAGCAGTG
This genomic interval carries:
- a CDS encoding N-acetylmuramoyl-L-alanine amidase; translation: MTNRMINKVIVHCSDTLTGDVDSIRKYHMSPPPDGRGFHDIGYHYVILSDGTIQTGRPENEEGAHCEHHNIDSIGICLVGKIEFTLLALESLRVLTRAILLKNNLKFESVFCHYEFDTAKIQGKTCPNLPGCLVRAYIKNEEDNHASAS